The Daucus carota subsp. sativus chromosome 9, DH1 v3.0, whole genome shotgun sequence genome window below encodes:
- the LOC135149446 gene encoding uncharacterized protein LOC135149446, whose amino-acid sequence MPQAPQPQSQPQPQHPVSPTVTRKPRSSTPKPSKSTKSDAPSTKQTRTSVATQVLKTKSDKPVNSDAKRRRLVAAYDYDDLEPAHATNSEPSQASPQTKTPRFKRRANKPKRPKVPITEITDFTVEEEQVPSTTTPNDLSQALLVHPLQAVPLSTATASSTSSEVDEEIVCKDQTTAEAETTMSDPQIPTSDHGPSTPIPHSPMKIPEGAIVHDTAPGNYKSDVVVEESDKVALEALESLAKAGEEPSKSKADDQEKSVQDPRKAELKKEHVEAINSGKIQSRQNQLPKPKEKGILIKKVSL is encoded by the exons ATGCCTCAAGCACCACAACCACAGTCTCAAccccaaccacaacatccagtttctcccacagtcaccagaaaacccagatcatcaacaccTAAACCATCAAAGTCTACAAAATCTGATGCCCCTTCTACTAAgcagaccagaacctctgttgctacacaagttctgaagacaaagtctgataaaccagtaaactctgatgct aaaagaaggagactggttgcagcctatgattatgatgatcttgaacctgcacatgcaacaaactctgaaccttccCAGGCCAGTCCTCAAACAAAGACACCAAGATTCAAAAGAAgagcaaacaagcctaagaggcCAAAGGTACCCATCACAGAGATCACAGATTTtacagttgaggaagagcaagtacCATCCACTACAACTCCTAATGATCTATCTCAAGCTCTGCTGGTGCATCCTCTACAAGCTGTTCCACTATCAAccgctacagcatcttctacttcatctgaagtagatgaggaaattgtATGCAAGGACCAaactacagctgaagctgagactACAATGTCTGATCCTCAAATTCCAACATCTGATCATGGACcatccactccaattcctcattctccaatgaaaattcctgagggagccattgttcatgatacagctccaggaAACTACAAGTCAGATGTTGTAGTTGAGGAATCTGATaaggtagcattggaagcaCTGGAGtcccttgctaaggctggtgaagagcctagcaaatcaaaagctgatgatcaagaaaaatctgttcaagatcct aggaaagctgagctgaagaaagaacatgttgaagctataaactctggaaagatccaaagcCGGCAAAATCAACTacccaagccaaaagaaaaggggatattgatcaagaaagtttccctttga